DNA from Pelagibacterium nitratireducens:
CCATGCCCAGGACCCCGAAGTGGCGCTCGGTGCAGGCCAGCTCGTACCCGGCATGCCGGTAGAAGTTTTCGTCGAAACCGAGCGACAGACAGCGCTTGCTTACTTCCTCAAGCCGTTCACCGATCAGGTCACACGCGCCTTCCGGGAAGAGTAAGACAATCAAGTTTTGATTTTTGTCAAAAAGGCCTAGTCCAAGGTCCAGATTAATTTTCGATAATTAATCAACTTTCAAGGAACAGGTCTCCGGTTGCTTATTTACTGTTTGTTTACGGTCAAATATAGTTTTCTATATGAGGAGGGGCAGAAAAAACCAAGGGGGAGCGGTGATGACACATCGTCTAAAGCTGGCATTTGCGGATGATCACCCGGCAATGTTGCGCGGACTTGTTTCCGTGTTTGAAGACTATGCCGAATATGAGGTGATCGCGACCGCCGTCACAGCAGACGACGCGCTCGAAATCGTGAAACTGCAGGCGCCGGACGTCATCTTCCTGGATCTGTCGATGCCGGGGGATGTTTTCGGAACCATCAAGTCGATAGCAAGCGGGCACCCGCAAACCAAGGTCATCATCTATACGGCTTTCTCCAGCACGGAGTCGGCAGTCAAGGCGATGGACATGGGCGCTATCGGTTTTGTGCTCAAGGGCGGCCCCATGGCCGAGCTCACAGAAGCGCTTCGGTCCGCGGTTTCCAGCGATTTGTATATCAGCCGACAGTTCGCATCCAGCGTGCTCACCGGCCTGCGCGAACGCAGCAAGCGGCGTGAGATCAACGACGCCGTTCGGCTAAACCTTCGCGAAAAGCAGATCGTCGCCCATCTTTTCGAAGCGCAAACCAACAAGGAAATCGCTCGTCACCTCAATCTGAGCGAGAAGACGATCAAGCACTACATGTCCAGCCTCATGCAAAAGCTAAAGGCCCGCAATCGCGTGGAAGTCGTGATCGCCGCCCGCCGCCAACAAGAGGCCCAAAGCCCCAGCGCCACGCAGTAAGGCCTTTGTTTCTATCTGGGTTGGTCGCCCGACACCTGCCGCCTGTTCATTCGGTCGGAGACCTCGAGCCGTTCAGGATTTGCTTGAATCAAATCCTCGGCTCTAACCCCTTGTTTTGTCGCGTGTCCGAACCGCAAAACCGTGCCACTTTTGCTGGACACGCTCTAGAACGCGTGCCGCAGGAGGGGAACGGGATCGATTTCGGGAAAGAACGCCGTCTCGAACCGCTCGACAGGTGCAAGGCAGGGATCTGATCCTGCATTGCCGGCAAGCGCTGCGTGCAGCGTGAAGGGCGGCAGCAGGAAGACGAAAAGAAATGCCCAAAGGGGGTAGCGCATGGCACCGGTTCTCCGGCTTTATCCAACGGGATGAAGCGGAAACATCATGACCCCTGGTGAACCAACGGGCGCTTTAAGAAGTCGGTTGCATTTTATCTTGTGTTGCAGATGGAGGCGGGAGCAGGAGCGCACCTTCATGTGACGCCGTCTGGCTGAAGGCGATCGAGAGTACGGATTCGAGCGTCAGATAGGATCTTACCAGCCTGAACACCACATATTCGGGCAACCCGATCAGTGCGCCGATCCGGCCATTGGCCAGAGCCGCAAAAGCCGCCATAAGCGCTGGGGCACCCAGAACGACAGCGACAACCGCCTGAATGGTCAGCGGGCTGAGGGGGTTGAACCCAGTGAAATAGTAGAGCACGCCAAAGATCACCAACGGCACCGTCATGGCCCGGCGGCCTGAATTGAGCAGCATGAAGGGCAAGATGATCTTGCCACGCACCGAGGGCATCCAGCCGTCCAGGTAATCGCGGTTGCGCGAAGAGACATGGTAGACCGAGCGGAACCAGCGCATGCGCTGCTCGCGCAGATGCTTCCAGCTTGCGGGCACCTCGGAAACATAGGTCACGGTCGGGTCGCCGACGATGCGAAAGCCCATCTCGCCGATGCGCAACGACATGTCGGTGTCCTCCCCGTTCATGCCGCCGGTAAAACCCCCGGCGTCGCGCACGGCCTCTGTCCGATAAACGGCAAACATGCCCGGCACACCGACAATGGCGTCAACCGCTCCGTGCGCCACCTGATAATAGCCGTGCTTGAGCAGCGTTTCGAGATTACGGGCCCTATCGAACTTGCCGGTCCCCGGAGCAATCGGCAGTCCTCCCACCACACCGACA
Protein-coding regions in this window:
- a CDS encoding response regulator transcription factor; this encodes MLRGLVSVFEDYAEYEVIATAVTADDALEIVKLQAPDVIFLDLSMPGDVFGTIKSIASGHPQTKVIIYTAFSSTESAVKAMDMGAIGFVLKGGPMAELTEALRSAVSSDLYISRQFASSVLTGLRERSKRREINDAVRLNLREKQIVAHLFEAQTNKEIARHLNLSEKTIKHYMSSLMQKLKARNRVEVVIAARRQQEAQSPSATQ